The Geothermobacter ehrlichii genome has a window encoding:
- a CDS encoding D-alanine--D-alanine ligase, which translates to MDRESLRQKTIGVLCGGLSAEREVSLRTGGEVHRALQEAGYRSVLIDAGRDLAEQLRAEGVEIAFVALHGRFGEDGRVQGLLEMLGIPYTGSGVLASALAIDKVATKKILLYHELPTPGFVVFRRGDDREALLERCRHFPLVVKPAREGSTIGISIVHDRDELAAGLDTALELDDQVLVEDYIAGMEVTVSVLDDEALPIIQIVPKGGFYDYKAKYTAGQTRYILPALLPPLVYRRLQQVSVEACRILGCRGAARVDFMVQEREFYILEINTVPGMTPTSLLPKAALRAGMSFTELVVRMLLDADLDK; encoded by the coding sequence CTGGACAGGGAAAGCTTGCGACAGAAGACCATCGGCGTGCTGTGTGGCGGTCTTTCCGCCGAGCGCGAGGTGTCGCTGCGCACCGGCGGCGAGGTGCACCGGGCGCTGCAGGAAGCGGGATACCGGTCGGTGCTGATCGACGCCGGTCGCGACCTGGCCGAGCAGTTGCGGGCCGAAGGGGTCGAGATCGCCTTCGTCGCCCTGCATGGCCGCTTCGGCGAGGACGGACGGGTGCAGGGGCTGCTCGAGATGCTCGGCATCCCCTACACCGGCAGCGGCGTGCTGGCGTCGGCGCTGGCCATCGACAAGGTGGCGACCAAGAAGATTCTGCTCTACCACGAGCTGCCGACTCCCGGATTCGTGGTCTTCCGCCGCGGTGACGACCGCGAGGCGCTGCTGGAGCGCTGCCGGCACTTTCCGCTGGTGGTCAAACCGGCGCGCGAGGGTTCGACCATCGGCATCAGCATCGTGCACGACCGCGACGAGCTCGCTGCCGGACTGGACACCGCCCTCGAGCTTGACGACCAGGTTCTGGTTGAGGATTACATCGCCGGCATGGAAGTGACGGTGAGCGTGCTCGACGACGAGGCGCTGCCGATCATCCAGATCGTACCCAAGGGCGGCTTTTACGACTACAAGGCGAAATACACCGCCGGCCAGACCCGCTACATCCTGCCGGCGCTGCTGCCGCCGCTGGTCTACCGTCGCCTGCAGCAGGTTTCCGTCGAGGCCTGCCGGATTCTCGGCTGCCGCGGCGCGGCGCGGGTCGATTTCATGGTGCAGGAGCGCGAATTCTACATCCTCGAGATCAACACCGTTCCGGGAATGACGCCGACAAGCCTGCTGCCGAAGGCGGCGCTCAGGGCCGGGATGAGCTTCACCGAGCTGGTAGTTCGCATGCTGCTCGATGCGGATCTGGACAAGTAG
- a CDS encoding cell division protein FtsQ/DivIB, giving the protein MRDLKDGKKRSRTRANRRVRKKEPRNWGQLLRRLTRTVLLLAFAGLVVVAGFLAGRLLLDWGYFKVDTIRVVANERVSRDEIVALSDIRPGDGIFDLNLERIGRKIEENPWIAAARVRRIFPGEVVIEVKERVPGAILSLGYLYYVDWEGEIFKLLSPEDRLDYPVITGITQEDLTRQPDRVRRRLRQAMLLLRQLKGRRSLTLEDISEVHVGRDGGFELTTYVGGVPIRLGYGHFAAKLDRLEKVYKELRPQLMALKYIDLNVSDRVIVSVATPQTVGKG; this is encoded by the coding sequence ATGCGCGACCTGAAGGACGGAAAGAAGCGGTCCAGAACCCGCGCCAACCGGCGGGTCAGGAAGAAGGAGCCGCGCAACTGGGGACAGCTGCTGCGACGGCTGACCCGGACCGTCCTGCTGCTGGCCTTTGCCGGTCTGGTCGTCGTCGCCGGGTTTCTCGCCGGTCGCCTGCTGCTCGACTGGGGCTATTTCAAGGTCGACACCATCCGGGTCGTCGCCAACGAGCGGGTGTCGAGAGACGAGATCGTGGCGCTGTCCGACATCCGGCCGGGCGACGGGATCTTCGACCTCAACCTGGAGCGTATCGGCCGCAAGATCGAGGAGAATCCCTGGATCGCCGCCGCCCGGGTCCGGCGGATCTTTCCCGGCGAGGTGGTGATCGAGGTGAAGGAGAGGGTGCCGGGAGCCATCCTCAGCCTCGGGTATCTCTACTATGTCGACTGGGAGGGCGAGATCTTCAAGCTGCTGTCGCCGGAAGACCGGCTCGACTATCCGGTGATCACCGGCATCACCCAGGAGGACCTGACCCGGCAGCCCGACCGGGTCAGGCGGCGGCTACGCCAGGCGATGCTGCTGCTGCGGCAGCTCAAGGGACGCCGTTCGCTGACGCTGGAAGATATTTCGGAGGTCCATGTCGGCCGGGACGGCGGCTTCGAGCTGACCACCTATGTCGGCGGGGTGCCGATCCGCCTCGGTTACGGTCATTTCGCCGCCAAGCTGGACCGGCTGGAGAAGGTCTACAAGGAACTGAGGCCACAGCTTATGGCCCTGAAATATATCGATCTCAACGTATCTGACCGGGTGATCGTGAGCGTGGCGACGCCGCAAACGGTTGGGAAGGGTTAG
- the ftsA gene encoding cell division protein FtsA — protein MSNKRENLIVGLDIGTTKICAIVASATDEGLDIVGIGLAPSKGLRKGVVINIESTVEAVKKALQEAELMAGCEIKSVFAGIAGGHIKGFNSQGVIAIKNREVTGEDIRRVIDAAKAIAIPMDREVIHILPQEYIIDDQDGIKEPLGMSGVRLEAKVHIVTGAVASAQNIIKSCQRAGVDVADIVLEQLASSEAVLTPDEKELGVAMIDIGGGTTDIAIFADGAIKHTAVLSLGGNHLTNDIAVGLRTPMHEAEVLKQKYGCCLTAMVGKDETIEVPSVGGREPRVLSRMLLAEILEPRVEEIFTLVNREIVRSGFEDLIASGVVLTGGSSILPGMPELAEQVFNLPVRRGVPKDIGGLTDVVNSPIYATGVGLVKYGSRNLQAKKFSIGEDNLFDRVIRRMKEWFGEFF, from the coding sequence ATGAGCAACAAGAGAGAGAACCTGATCGTCGGTCTCGACATCGGTACGACCAAAATCTGCGCCATCGTCGCCAGCGCCACCGACGAGGGGCTCGATATCGTCGGCATCGGTCTGGCGCCGTCGAAGGGCCTGCGCAAGGGGGTGGTGATCAATATCGAGAGCACGGTCGAGGCGGTGAAGAAGGCCCTGCAGGAGGCCGAGCTGATGGCCGGCTGCGAGATCAAGTCGGTTTTCGCCGGCATCGCCGGCGGGCACATCAAGGGCTTCAATTCGCAGGGGGTCATCGCCATCAAGAACCGTGAGGTGACCGGCGAGGACATCCGCCGGGTGATCGACGCCGCCAAGGCGATCGCCATCCCCATGGACCGCGAGGTGATCCACATCCTGCCCCAGGAGTACATCATCGACGACCAGGACGGCATCAAGGAGCCGCTGGGCATGAGCGGTGTCCGGCTGGAGGCGAAGGTGCACATCGTTACCGGCGCCGTCGCCAGCGCCCAGAACATCATCAAGAGCTGCCAGCGGGCCGGGGTCGACGTGGCCGACATCGTGCTCGAGCAGCTGGCCTCGAGCGAGGCGGTGCTGACTCCGGACGAGAAGGAACTGGGAGTGGCGATGATCGACATTGGCGGCGGCACCACCGACATCGCCATCTTTGCTGACGGCGCCATCAAGCACACGGCGGTGCTGTCGCTGGGCGGCAATCACCTGACCAACGACATCGCCGTCGGCCTGCGCACGCCGATGCACGAGGCCGAGGTGCTCAAGCAGAAGTACGGCTGCTGCCTGACCGCCATGGTCGGCAAGGACGAAACCATCGAGGTGCCCTCGGTGGGTGGACGGGAGCCGCGGGTGTTGTCGCGGATGCTGCTGGCGGAGATTCTCGAGCCGCGGGTGGAGGAGATCTTCACCCTGGTCAACCGGGAGATCGTGCGCAGCGGGTTCGAGGACCTGATCGCCTCCGGGGTGGTGCTGACCGGCGGAAGCTCCATCCTGCCCGGCATGCCCGAGCTGGCCGAACAGGTCTTCAACCTGCCGGTAAGGCGCGGAGTGCCCAAGGACATCGGCGGCCTGACCGACGTGGTCAACTCGCCCATCTACGCTACCGGGGTCGGCCTGGTCAAGTACGGCAGCCGCAACCTGCAGGCGAAGAAGTTCAGCATCGGCGAGGACAACCTGTTCGACCGGGTCATCCGGCGGATGAAGGAGTGGTTTGGAGAATTTTTCTAG